From the genome of Pleuronectes platessa chromosome 19, fPlePla1.1, whole genome shotgun sequence:
tttaaaatcttCATATTAAAAGTTTGCATATAATGAGTGTGTTTATATTAAACCTGTGTTTATAATATAAGTGTGTTTGtattaaaagtgtgtttatactAAAAGTGTGTATATACTATGATAGtgtcatgtgtgagtgtgaatttgATTCTTGTTTCTCAGTGACACCTCATCAAGACGCCACATTTCTGTACACGGAGCCTCTGGGCCGAGTTATGGGAATGTGGATCGCCTTGGAAGACACCACTCTGACCAATGGCTGTCTGTGGTTTATTCCAGGGTCACAAAACAGTAAGATTCATGATATACTGGAACTCAGCTTGCTCTGTAGTTTACCATTCTATTATTACGTAACATGGACGGATGATTTTGCTATTCGAAACCAGTTTCTGTGCATATTCTTTGCATGTCAAGGTTCATCCATCTCCTCAGGTGGTATCTCCCGGCGTATGGTGCGTACCCCAGAGGGCACCTTCCCCCTGACCGACTTCACTGGGAAAGAGATGGAGTACGACGATGAGAAGTTTATTCCTGTACCAATTAAAAAAGGTAATTGACTTTTCATTAATTTTGCATGTGCAACTAACAAGTCATTGAAGTATTAATCTGAGTGAGGATGTATTTTGGATTTACAATTTGTTCCTTGAGTAAAAAACATCCAGTGTTGTGGGGACACACATGGggacacacgtttttttttattattgtgaccAGCCTCACACATTACATCTTTACAGCACCATAGCTCAGGTCAAGCTGAGAGAATGATTCCACAATAAAAGAATATCTGACCAAAATAATGATAAACACTGATTTAAAGTGGCCAGATACATTGTTACATTTTGGATTTGGGATAATAACTTGGATAAAACAAGTAAACTATGATAGCCCTTGACAtgaccttgatgaaaatgaaCAGATGGGTTAGGATGTaataattattgattatttgtcCATCGATCCCTCTGTGTTCAGGTGGCGTGGTCCTGATCCACGGTGAGGTGGTGCATCGCAGCGCTGAGAACAAATCAGAGGACTCTCGCCACGTCTACACCTTCCACGTCATGGAATCCCAGGACACCCGGTGGAGCCCCGACaactggtgagtgtgtgttcagagaTGTGGTGGATTGGTGTTGTTTCTACTGGTGACAGTTAGTCAGGGCGGTTCCAGCAGCAGTGCTTCTCTTGGTCGGCACAAAGAAAGAACATGTAATCCTAAAACACTGTTTACTTAACATATACTTTATAATTTATATGGAAATAATGCAAAACTTGGTGGGTTTTACTGTTTTTCTGCAATGACCAGGAGCTTATGGTGGCCTGTTGGTAGCTGAGGTGTGAAAACTATACCTATCACTGTGTAACTAAACATTATTTGACTAGTATTTGTAATGGTCTTATACTGGTCTGGTATGTCACAGATGACCAGTTCCTTGGTTTTATTAGAAGTAAAATACTCTGCCACATGTTGGTTTCCACTTGTAGTAACTAATTACCCTCTGTCAGGATGGAAATTGAAAGTGTCTTTAATTCAACTCAACTCTTAGGAAATGAGGCGAAATGTAATTTACCACTATCCAATTATTACTCTTCAGTGAAGCTAAATTGAGATTATGTAATCTTTTGGGACCTTGCAGCGTTGGGGATAATTTTTTGCATTATCACACCTTCACATACTTTATAATTATCTATAATGATCTAATTCCATTGAAACCATTAATAACACGTTATTTGCAGTGTGTCATTAATCACCTATTAATATCCACTGTGTGTCATTTTATACTTTATTCCGTCATTCAATGTCATTTACTACATCATTTTCTTTATGTCACTATTCATCTCAGCTGTCAAAATGTAGAACAAGACTGTGGGAGCTTAAAGTATAACTGTTGTAGTGTCTGTCTCTGGGGGCTGTGCACCTCCCTACAGGCTATTATGTGCTGAAGAGGCAGTTAGAGAGCCTGAGGCAAGCAGCTGAGGAGCCAGGTCCTGAACCTATAGGCCGAGACTCATGGCAGGTCTCTTCCCTAGCACTGTGCTTGTGCAGTGGTGACCCGTCCCTCGCTTTTGCCTGTGGCGCCCCCGCATGTAGACCGCATGATTAGCATTTCAATGGCAGTGCACCGGGTTTTATGAGGTTACACATTCCCGCAGGCCCTTTCCTTTCAGGCAGAGAACGGATGgccagtaaataaaaaaacacctcCATCTGAATCCAAACAAccgatgagaaccaatcagatttcagatgAGAGGTCAAATCAGTAAAGAAACAATTCTGTAATACTTGGGTAAAGATTCCACGTGAGTCTTCTGtgtaagagacagacagatttcAGGCTGTCCAGacactctttttttatttggttgCTGTCTGAAACTCTGTTGCAACATACTTTGGACGACTCCAGTGGTCTTCTTTTCGGACTCAATCCACTCTGAACTGTGTGTTTGATCACAGTGTTGGAGCAGGACTCTGGGTTCTCTGTTTCCTGGCCCCTGACAGCAGCTTTAACCAGActataaaaacattcaaaagaCATAGTGTCTCtaaaaattacaaatatatattagtCTTAATCAGAAATATCAAGTGCATTTAAGCAGTTTTTACTGTATGATTATTCTAGCTGTTCGTAGTGGAATTCTCTCTAAATTGCTTTCGATGTAAGAAACTAgggtcaaattaaataaaaaaaatcagccgagatgagcctttcacagacacattGGTTTCTGCGTTTGTTTAGTGCTATGTGCACTTATTCAGGTTAtaaatatttggttttatttgttttattttataatatttgattCCAACATCTTAGGAATCTAATTTTTGTAACATACATATCGGCGGATATATTAGTATTGGAAATGTTTTGCTCCCTAATAACGGCATTGGCTCAAAAAAATCGTTATCAATCGGCCCCTACACAAAATCCAGTTTTTATTCTGTGCAGAGACATCCTAAAAGGTTCATAGTTTATACTTAGCCTCTTTGTTTcgcaaaagtaaaaataataacgCAGTGAATTTTGTACTAAAAAGGCTGGATCTATGGAGGATCTCTACTTGTTCTGTTTAACTCAGCGCTCCAAAGCCTTTTATAAGCTGCAACACTTTTTGTCCTCATCATGTAGATTGTACTTTGAGAGTGGGCCATAGGAACAGGCTGAATTATTacagcatgtttgttttttaatgcaaactttaaaaaaaaaatgaacctaTTCTGTAACTAACCTGTGATGTTTCTATGTGTTTGGTCTTTAAAGGCTGCAGCCCACTGAAGAGCTTCCTTTCCCTCCCCTCTACACCAAGTGAAGGACATccggctgcacagacacacgatCCCATCTTTCCTGAAGAGCGACCAACGTGTATTAACAGTTTCAACCATAGCTCATGTGCTCATGGATTTTTTTATCTTCAATGAAACCATGTGTTGCTCTGAGCTGCATGTAGATTACAGACCATCGAGAATGTTTGTGGCCCGATACTGAATGTGAATTTTTTAATATGCTtagaaatgaatttgaattgaaCCCTTTTTTTAAAATACAACTGATATTTAGATCTGCTTCAGCGTCTCCTCATCAACATTTGCACAAACCAGCATTTCTCTTGTTCAAGCAAATTTTCCTTTTTAGCTATGTGTTTAAACAAGATGGCAGATTCCTATTTTTACAGACAAGCAGTGAGCAACAAGTATGTGGATTTTAAGACGCaactcaaaagaaaaacatctttatGTATGAATGATTTTAAACAACATCCAAACTTCTTTAGATACATTTGAAATCAAACTGAGAAACCAGAGGGTTAATGTTGGCGCACAGGTTCCTCTTCTCCATTCTCACACCAGCATTAAACAAATGGACTGAAAATTGGaggaatatcatttttatctttcTGTCTGGATGCTCTCAACAtgcaatattacattttttaaacataaggGTGATGGCAAAAACAATACACTAGAAGAATCATGCCAATTAACCGTCAtcacattaaaggggacatattatgcccatttcaccacagttgatatggttccttggggtcttaatgaaatgtctgtaacattttttggtcaaaataccacaaggatcatttaatacagcaccctttttaccctgtctaaaacagccttcctcagattgacctgttttgagtgccccgccccccccctcctctcaccaACAACCCATACCCCTTCTCACTGCcccgcccccgacacacacagatcttAAATCtgcccttagcatatttaaggttgttaaaatcattttaagtcactgtcctacacatatttctgtatccgtttgttgtttcttcattgaagctacgaTTTCGAAatactacaccttctgataaagatgtatattatttaaatacatgcattgtatttaaataatacttgtgtatacacacaatatgtgtgtatacactataattgtatgtgtatatttcttcatacaggg
Proteins encoded in this window:
- the LOC128462351 gene encoding phytanoyl-CoA dioxygenase domain-containing protein 1 isoform X5, whose protein sequence is MPSTTLHVKMQGNADYFITSGDKIRFFFEKGAFDDKGEFIIPKQRSLNKVGHALHAYEPLYKKVTHSAKVQGIAKKLGLVNPVILQSMYIFKQPGIGGEVTPHQDATFLYTEPLGRVMGMWIALEDTTLTNGCLWFIPGSQNSGISRRMVRTPEGTFPLTDFTGKEMEYDDEKFIPVPIKKGGVVLIHGEVVHRSAENKSEDSRHVYTFHVMESQDTRWSPDNWLQPTEELPFPPLYTK